A window from Bdellovibrionales bacterium encodes these proteins:
- a CDS encoding ABC transporter ATP-binding protein, whose product MSANLLEVKNITMQFGGLKAVDSLSFSIPKGQLAGLIGPNGAGKTTVFNMLTGVYQPTKGEILLNGENLVGKKPYQISHLGMTRTFQNIRLFKSLTVLENVLIATHQHISYGLRDSVLLTKKFQTQEADMHDKAMSLLKIFHLESKAQEKAGSLPYGEQRKLEIVRAMATDPSLILLDEPAAGMNHSETHHLMETIAKIRQDFKLTILLIEHDMKLVMGICENITVIDHGVKIEEGAAKKIQTSEKVIQAYLGVEA is encoded by the coding sequence ATGTCCGCAAATCTGCTTGAAGTGAAAAACATCACCATGCAGTTCGGCGGTCTCAAGGCCGTGGACTCGCTTTCGTTTTCAATTCCAAAGGGACAGCTGGCGGGATTGATCGGCCCGAATGGCGCCGGCAAAACGACGGTCTTTAATATGCTGACCGGTGTTTACCAGCCAACAAAAGGCGAAATCCTTTTGAATGGCGAAAATCTGGTAGGCAAGAAGCCTTATCAGATCTCGCATCTCGGAATGACTCGCACGTTTCAGAATATCCGTTTGTTTAAGAGTCTCACGGTGCTTGAAAACGTTTTGATCGCGACTCATCAGCACATCAGTTACGGTTTGCGTGACTCTGTCTTGTTGACGAAGAAATTTCAAACGCAAGAAGCTGACATGCACGACAAAGCGATGTCGCTCTTAAAAATATTCCATCTTGAAAGCAAAGCTCAGGAAAAGGCCGGATCACTGCCCTACGGTGAGCAGCGCAAGCTTGAAATCGTTCGCGCCATGGCAACGGATCCAAGCCTGATTTTACTGGATGAGCCGGCCGCCGGGATGAATCACTCTGAAACTCATCATTTGATGGAGACTATTGCTAAGATCCGCCAAGATTTCAAACTGACGATTCTTTTGATTGAACACGATATGAAACTTGTGATGGGTATCTGTGAAAACATCACGGTGATCGATCACGGTGTAAAAATCGAAGAAGGTGCGGCGAAGAAGATCCAAACTTCTGAAAAAGTTATTCAAGCCTACTTGGGAGTCGAAGCATGA